In Drosophila ananassae strain 14024-0371.13 chromosome 3R, ASM1763931v2, whole genome shotgun sequence, the DNA window CTTCTTTAGTAGCATGATTAACTTTAGTGCCTTACATTAAAGCTTCAAATTAAATACGTTctaaaataatacaataaaGACAGGACTATTAAATGAAAGGAATTCTTTTCCACATTAAAgtttaacattttttaccAAAATTGCTCACGTTACGCAGATGCAGCCCATTGTACTCTACGTTTAACGTAAGCTATAAAAATACCACTACGAAAGCCGTTATTACATTAGAGgctattattgttattattgttgccGCTTGGGAAGGAACAGCTGTTGGGCAGAAAAAATATAGATCCATTGGTTCTACTTTTACAGTTACACCATAGGATATAACCCAAAAAGGGAGTGCACGTGACGGAGAAGGCTCCACAGAAGACGGACGACCATGGAGGTGAACACAAGTTCGCCGATGGACGAGTTCTGCGGTTCCACATTCTGGGTGAGTATGGAGCCTTGGGCTCTTGGCTTCGGAATACCTTTAATAACCCctaatttctttaaaaaccCCGAAACAGAACTCAACGGAGACATGGTGGACCACCGACCCAGACTTTACGCCATGCTTTGAGCAAACGGTGCTGGTATGGACGCCCTGCGCCTTCTACTGGCTCTTCGTCGTCTTCGACTTCTACTACCTGAAGGCCAGCTTGGACCGGAACATACCCTGGAATAAGTTGAACGTGAGCAAGGCGCTGGTGAATGTTGGTCTTCTAGTCCTCACTGCCCTGGACTTAATTATGGCCCTCATCAAGAAGGGCGGGGACGACCAGCCGCCACTGTACAAGCTAGACGTGTGGGGACCCATCATCAAGTTCGCCACCTTCCTCCTTATCTTTCTATTCATCCCCCTGAATCGAAAGTATGGCGTGCAGACAACCGGCTGCCAGTTTCTTTTCTGGTTTCTGCTCACTATTTTTTCGATACCGCGCTGTAGAACCGAGGTTCGAGCGGATAGATTGCGTCAACAGCTCCTGGAATCGCAGCAGGAGGATTTGGAGTACGCCTGGGAGGAGTACCAGTACACCAGCTTCTTCGTCTTCTTCACCTTCACCTCCATAATGCTGATCCTTAACTGCTTTGCGGACGGAATGCCCAGGCAGACCAAGTACCAGCGAGGCGAGAATGAGATTCCCGAGCTGTCGGCCAGCTTCCTTTCTAGGATCACCTACCAATGGTTCGACAAAATGGCCCTCAAGGGATACCGTAACCCACTCGAGGAGAAGGATCTGTGGGATCTGCGTCCGCAGGACAGCTGCTCCGAAGTTATGCCTACCTTCGCCTACCACTGGAATCAGAACGTGCGCAAGAATTACAAGGGCAGAGCTCGTGTGGAGCCGAAGGCTCAGTTCAGCAATGGCAATGTCACCTTTGAGAACCCCCACGGCGAAAAGAATGGTCGCAAGAAGGGCGTGGCCAGTATCATGCCGCCCATCTACAAGTCCTTCGGAGGCGTCTTCATGTTTGGTGCTTTGATGAAGTTGTTCACGGATTGTCTGACTTTCGCCCAGCCCCAGGTCCTGAGTCTCATCATTAGCTTTGTGGAAGATCAGGATAAGGAGAAACAACCGGAATGGAAGGGCATTTTGTACTCTGTTCTGCTCTTCGTCTTGGCTGCTGCTCAGACCTTCATTCTGGGCCAGTATTTCCACCGGATGTTCATCGTCGGACTGAGAATTAGGACGGCTCTCATTAATGCCATCTACCGCAAGGCCCTGCGCATCTCCAACTCGACCAAGAAGGAGTCCACCGTGGGAGAAATTGTCAATCTAATGGCCGTGGACGCGCAGCGCTTCATGGAGCTGACCACATACTTAAACATGATCTGGTCGGCGCCCCTGCAGATCGGTCTGGCCCTGTTCTTCCTCTGGCAGCAGCTGGGACCGTCCGTGCTGGCCGGTCTGGCCGTGATGATTATCCTGATCCCCGTGAACGGAGTGATTGCCAGCCGCATCAAAACCTACCAGATCCGTCAGATGAAGTACAAGGACGAGCGCGTCAAGCTGATGAACGAAGTGCTGAGTGGTATTAAGGtaagtttgtttattttttaaatttttataaaattaagtaaatatatgtatgctaTACAGGTCCTGAAACTGTATGCTTGGGAGCCAAGCTTCGAGAAGCAAGTTCTGGACATCCGTGACAAGGAAATCGCCACCCTGCGATCCACCGCCTACCTGAACGCCAGTACATCCTTCCTGTGGTCCTGCGCCCCCTTCCTGGTAAGAATCGCCAGCCCAGCTGGGCTCCGAGTCCTCTGAGATCTCTTTTCAGGCTCCATGAGTTGTGTTGGACGTGCGACGTTATTGAGCTTTTTGGATCTAATTTGGAAAATCTGTGTGCTTCGTGTTCGAACAAATCTAAAGGTTTCCTTGGTCACGTTCGCGACTTACGTGCTAACCAGCGAGGCGAATCAGCTGAGCGTCGAGAAGGTGTTCGTCTCACTCGCCCTCTTCGACATTATGAAAATCCCGCTGACCGTCTTGCCCATGCTCAGTGTTGACATAGCCGAGGTACAGTCTAAACAGTGACTTGGAAGGAATCCTCCACCTCTTCGGCTATGGTGCATCACTGCCATCACCCATCCATTtaccaacacaaaaaaaaaaacgcaattGACATGGATCGAGAGAACAATCAACCATCTTTTTTGCAATTCTTTAAACGATATTGTGTATTATCTTTTAGGTATCATTAGTCACATTCGCCACTTACGTTCTAATCGATGAAAATAACGTGCTTGATGCCACCAAAACCTTtgtatcattatcattattcAACATTCTTCGTTTTCCGTTAACAATGTTGCCCATGCTGATCACCAACCTGGTGCAAGTAAGTTATACTCGATTGCAATACCAATATCCACTATTCGGTTCAATGACAGTGTGACTTACGGAGGTccttcaaattaaaaaaattaaaaacaaagctCCCAAGCAACACTGTCATTGACGATTTTGTGCCGTTTTGTGATTgtgatttatgtttatttactcaatttatattcttttttagCCAAAAGACAATACCATCCCCCATATATACCATCTAACCATTGTTTCCCCTTTCCTCTTCATTGATTTTTTgacttaatatttatttcaaaattattcATTGCATGCAATTGGGCTTTAAAGTTATCCGAATTAATTCAGTTCCAAGTAGTCATTAGTCGGGTCATGGGATTCCCTTTTTTTGGAAGTTGCGATAGCAACCACTTGTTTGGGTTTCTTCAAAAAATATGTCGTTGCAGAGGGCATTCAAGGGTGCTTACCTTCTGcgattaaataataatttattgtcTGCTTTTGAAAGAGTCTAGTCCGAATAGTTttcttaaataatattttaaatacttcACTTTAAAgatctattttatttaattttcttttaaaagcTCTTGTCGTCTGCAGAGGTATACAGATACTTCGGCAGACTCCGAGGATACTTTTCATTCCATACCATCTCCCCTATCATACCTCCTCTTTTCCTGAACCCTTTTTTCCTCTTACTAACCCATTCTGTGTTTGAAAACATATTTCGAATTTTTATTAACCGATTCCACCGTATTTCATGTGCGAACCATAGACGCAAGTTTCTGTAAACCGTATTAACAAGTTCCTGAACAGCGAGGAACTGGATCCCAACAGCGTTCTCCATGATCCCTCCAAGCGTATGTTTTCAAAATAGTCCATACCCTTAGCTGGGaatttaacaaataaattattccTTTAGCCCATCCCATGAGCATCGAAAATGGTGAGTTCTCCTGGGGCGACGAGATCACGCTCCGCAACATCAACATCGAGGTGCGTAAGAGCAGCTTGGTGGCTCTGGTGGGCACTGTCGGCTCCGGCAAGTCGTCCGTGGTGCAGGCCTTCCTCGGCGAAATGGAGAAACTTGCTGGCGTTGTCAACACGGTGGGCAAGCTGGCCTATGTGCCCCAGCAAGCGTGGATCCAGAATGCTACTGTGAGGGACAACATCCTCTTTGGCCAGACCTACGATCGGAAGCGCTACAACAAAGTGATCGACGCCTGTGCCCTGCGTGCCGATATCGACATCCTGTCGGCCGGAGATCAAACGGAAATAGGTGAAAAGGGTATTAATCTCTCAGGTGGCCAGAAGCAGCGTATCTCCTTGGCCCGCGCCGTCTACAGCGATGCCGATTTGTATCTGCTGGACGATCCCCTCAGCGCCGTCGATGCCCATGTGGGCAAGCACATCTTCGAAGAGGTTATCGGACCCAAGGGCATGCTGGCTCGCAAGTCCCGAGTCCTTGTCACCCATGGCGTCACCTTCTTGCCCCAGGTGGACAGCATCTATGTGATGAAGGCCGGTGAGATTAGCGAGAGCGGCACTTTCGATCAGCTGGTGAAGAACAAGGGCGCCTTCGCCGACTTCATCATCCAGCACTTGCAGGATGGcaacgaggaggaggaggagctcaACCAGATCAAACGCCAGATCTCCAGCACCGCAGATGACCCTGAGCTGATTGGCAGTGTCGAGAAGGCCATCAAGTTGGCCCGAACTGAGAGCTTGTCGGATTCTATGTGAGTTAAGCCCTAGGCTTTGAATAATAgttgtttatttatatttatttttataaaattcttaAACAGAAATTCgtttcttaaatataatttttcacTTTAAATATGGTACTCCAGCTGTGCCtaattttgtttaatatttctacaatattttttgcataatttgatattttttttgtctaaaATTTATACTCTAAATCAAatgaaataattatataaagaattaaaataaaaatctaaatATATCTCATATAACTTATAGCAATCGTGAGGAACATTTAATAGGGTAATTTCACCATAAGacactattaactattaaattattaaaattaaaagaaattatGAAGCTAATTATATATTCTTCTATCCTAGCTCTGTTACTTCTGCGGATAGTTTAATGGGAAGAGGCAACAGCCTGCGGCGCCGTGCCAAGCGCCAGGACTCCCACGACTCCGTTGCCTCCGCCGCATCCTTGAAGAAGAAACAGGAGGTCGAGGGCAAGCTGATCGAGACCGAAAAATCACAAACTGGCGGCGTCGACTTCGCCGTCTATAAGCACTACATCAAGAGCGTGGGCATCTTCCTGTCGGTGGCCACCCTGGTGCTGAACTTTGTTTTCCAAGCATTCCAAATCGGCTCGAATCTCTGGCTCACCAAGTGGGCCAACGACCAGAGGGTCGAGAACGACACTAGCCTCAGGGACATGTATCTCGGTGTTTACGGCGCATTTGGTTTTGGTCAAGGTGAGTTCATTGTGATTCGATTTGATGGCTATTTTTTAGTGATTATCCTTGTTTCATGTTCGTTTTGTCCATTTTGTTGCCCTTAAGCTTAAGTTCTATACCAAATTAATATTGCATGCTTTGTGTTGGGTGTTAaggcttttattttattaatttatctgTAACtatgtttctgttttttaaaaaatgttaaggAAGATGACTATGAAGATGATGACATCCAATTATTGCTTTCATCTTCTTTTCTTTGTTAcgtattttaatatttaactttaatctcttttatttaatttatgtttcttgtttttgggAATATCATTTTTTGCTTATTTGTGTCGTTGTGTTGCTGCTAACTTTGGGGTCCAGAGAACACATGCTGCTCAGCTAACCAGTAGGCaattttgaaactttaaagCCTTAGAATAGACTTTCTTCAATCGATTGGCACTCAGCTTAACCCCACAAAACACACAATGCATTTAACCCACAAaagagaaaacaaaacacaagGCACTAATGCTTAAACACAAATAGACTTCTTTGTTGATAAAACTACTAGTATTATTGCAGCTAGCTTATttgcttaaaaataattatttaaaacaaaaaacttccttCTAATATCCTGTCCGACTAACCGTTTACTAACAATTATCCTTTTGTGAGTCTGTGTGTGTAAATGTGATGCCTTAGAAACCTTTTTTTAGTTATCGATCAATAATCACTTAAATCCGAAACACAAAATTCACAAATTTTAGTCTTGACGAACTTCTTCTCATCCCTTGCCATTTCATTGGGTTGCCTCGAGTGTTCCCGGGTGTTGCACAATACCCTACTCCACTTTAATCTTCGCTGGCCAATGGAGCTCTTCGATACGACGCCACTGGGACGAGTTGTCAATCGGTTTTCGAAAGATATCGATACCATTGATATCATCCTGCCACTCAACATCCGTGTCGTTTTGATGCAGGCTTTCATGGTAATTGAGTGGAACCACTTAGGTGGCAACTAATGTCACATTATAAAGAAATCTAATCCATGCACGGCACTAAAAATCAAATCTGGGAATGGAACCTATGCATATGCTTTTTACAAACGCACCTCTTGGCATGGACCCATCTAATCATGAACCAAAACTAATTATATATAGACTGTGCTCTTATTTTGGTATACAACTACGAgtttttgggttttatttaaaaaaaaatattttattttaattcctAAAGAATTGAAGTTTTTGTGAAAATAAGAGCAGGGAACAAAATTTATCATCGGTGGCCAGGGCTTCGTGTAATCacattttagtttttatgatACGTGATGTAATCTCAGTAGAATCTCCTCAATGGGTCGGTCCTTTTCTAACTAACATTTTGATTTGCAGTTTCCTCATATTTCTTTTGCTCACTAACCTTGGCCCTGGGATGCATCTACTGCTCCAAGGCCCTGCAAGAGGCACTTCTCTACAATGTTTTCCGTTGGTCCATGGCGATGTTTGACACAACGCCCCTTGGTCGAATCGTCAATCGGTTCTCTAAGGACGTCGACACCATCGACAATGTCCTGCCAATGCTGTGGCGAATGGTCATCAGTCAGGCCTTTGCGGTAAATGTCCATTTTGTAATATATAATCAGCTCATCGTCATGAAAATAGGGTAGAAAATTTTCACTGAAGGTTAGCAAAGTTCTCCCGCCTTTCTCGTCCTTGCTTTTCAATGTTCTTGTTAGATTCTtgaacaaaatacaaaaaaaggtACATCTTCTTTCAGTTAcctcatatttattttgtcCCTCACCTTGGTCCTGGCATGCATTTTCTGCTCCAAGGAGCTGCTGGAGGTGCTGCTCTTCAGCGTATTCCGTTGGCCCATGGAGATCGCATTGTTAACCGCTTCTCCAAGGACGTCGATTGCATTGACAATGTCCTGCCAATGCTGTGGCGGGTGGTCATCAGTCAGGTCTTTGTGGTAAATGACCAGCAAATCCCCAATTTGTTGGGATTTCATTCTATTCTAGTCTCCTGCTTCCGACTACACTTTTTAcacaaaatttctaattggTAATAGCTTCTTAGTAGACTCCCTCCTATGCTGCACGTTGGTGATCCTTAGCATTTTAAACGTCTATTTGGCACTAACTATCTGTTGtgtaaatatttgtaaaaactATCACTAATCCTGGCACTAATCCAATGTGGCAATTACCACTAGCAGCATGATCAGTTGGGCAATCTTTAGTTTGTTTtagaaaacaattatttaaatccTAGAAGTAATGCCAAAAACCTAAACCGATTTACGTTATATGCAGTGGTGTCGAAATATTTGTCCGGCCTGTCGTTGGCCATCGGAGGGCTGCACTGCTCCATGGATGTGTTCACCAAGCTGCTGAGCAGGGGCCTCAAGTGGCCAATGGAACTGTTCGATACGACGCCCATAGGTCGGATTCTGAGTCGCTACTCCAAGGATATCGACACGGTTGATGGCGTGTTGCCACTGATAACTGTTCAGCTATTGAACACCTGTTTCGGGGTAAAGATTCCCTCTTAACCCATGCCCTCCCCCGTGCGGTCTAATGGAAGATGCTCAAGTCCTTTACACTTTTTctactaacaaaaaaaacaattgcCTTTACATTTAAACCACAACTTATGATCTCTTCAACCTGAAAATCAACTAACCACTCCTAAACCTTCAATAACAAAAGCCTTTGCAACCTTCCCACAATACCCAAGCAAGAACATCATTTTCATCCAACTAACACCCCTCTTAAGCTATTAAACTACTAGTTGAgcctttattttttgattgaaaacGCTTTTACTTGAAAGAGAATCATCAATAGCCTTCCATTTAAGAACATGATGTGCGAGTTGTGTGTGcgaattattgttttttttaatcgaGTTCAAATACACATTAATCTGAGGCTGTGGTAATACAATCTGGATATCTACTGGTCCCAGAGCCCCTACTATTAAGATCTCTTTCTAAGTGGCCGGTACCCATCAAGCTTCGGTTGAATTATGATTGCGGCGTAAACCATTCCGTAGGGTATCAGTATCACCTCATTCAGTCAGCCATCGAATTCAAAGTGACTTTCAAATTATTCACCGAGTGCCCCTGGCTCATCCCTTCCACGTTTTTGAAACCAGGTGTGCTCGCCTACTTCGCGGTGGTGATCGTCTACCTGGGTGGCTTCCGGGCCGCCAAGGTCATCCACAATGATCTCCTCAGAGTCATTATCCGTGGCTCCGTATGCCGATTTTACGACGTAACCCCGATCGGGCGACTCTTGAACAGTTTCAGCGGCGATATGGACGTTATCGACGAAGAGTTGCCCGCCACCCTGGACTCCTTTATGACCTTTATTTGGATGgtatttgcatatttgaacTCCCCCATATATATTTTCAGCAACTATTTACTTCAAAATATTCCAATATTgattttgtttcaattattttgattaattttaatttgtaggctttaaaaaatttatggtTTGTACGGGAAAGACTTTTGAGTTGAAGAAAGTTTTCTCCAAGTTTGCATTCATATACACTTTAAAAAATCTCTACATCTTTCTATCATTTAAactctctctttctctatAATCCACTGAACGGAGGTAGTTATATGCAATTACGGCGCCGCCATAACCCTTTTCACAGCCACCCTACACGCCTCATCCAGGGTCTTCCATCGACTTTTTAACAACATCTTGCACTGTCCCTCCGAGTTCTTTGATATCACGCCCAAAGGCCGGTTATTGGATCGCTGTTCCAACGACATAAACTGTTTGGACTTGGTATTACCTATTAATATAAGAATGGTCCTAAATACGGCGTTTCAGGTAATCCTCAGATCGTTAGAAAGATtctttcttttagttttttgaacaGAATAGAGATCCCTACTAGATATGGAATGTTTCgaatcttatttattttcacaAATTTGTACAGCACCTCACGATGTGTTCTACTAACACTCCTAACCCTCCTGTTCTGTttgtctttatttatttaaaaataataattaaattatataaagtgTCTTGTCCAGAACTATATGACATATCTATATACCCTCGAAATTCCCAGTCCTCAGCTATAAAGGCAGTGTGGTTATCGTTTACCTGGGAGCTCTGATCGGGGCCAGAAAAATGTTTGTCTTCCTTTTAAGTCGCATCATGCGCGCTCCGCAATCGTTTTTCGATATAAAGCCCCGTGCACGAATCCTTGATCGGCTGGCCAACGATATATATAAATTGGATCTAGTTTTGCCCGAACTAATACGCGTCTTTAACTCCCAAGTGTTCCGGGTACGTTCCATGTCACTAACCATAACCAAAAAAGGCTTACTAATCCCGACTAACTAGTGTTGTGACACCCATTGTACAAATAAAATTCAGCTCGTAGCAATTTGAGGCTTATTACTCATCACTAGACAATAGCTTGTAAAAATATAGATGGATAGTTGGATGACGGGGCGGGCGCATGTTGTATTCTCGTTCAACTCTAATCTCTCAAATTCATTTTCCTGTGGTTGTGTCCTTTCCAAGGTGATCGAATCTACAGGGCCTTGAAACTCCACAAATGAAGTTATCTActgaatttttattaaattattaatataaactTTAAACAAACTATGTTCTTAAAGTAAAATATCAACTTAAatcaagttttttttaaatgaaaattcaGATGAGATAGTTTATTATGGACTCTATGGCTGGGCTTCTTTCGTTCGACTCACTACTCGAAGAACTCCTTTCGAGCACCAATCTTTAGACCGAACTGTGGCTATAACATTTCGAAACTATTCCAAAATCTAATGCACCACACCTACTGGTCAATCGCAGGTTTAACGTCATTCTTTTCGGACCTGGCACCGGCACTAGGCACTTTGCATGCCGCTTATGTGCTCCACTCGATGCTACTCGATAATGTGCTTAAGTCGCCCATGACCATGTTCGATACAACGCCGGTGGGTCGAATCTTGTCCCGATTCTCGAAAGATGTTGAGTCGGTTGACCAAAAAATGCCGCAAGTTATTAGTGATTGTCTCTGGTGTGCGTATGAggtaatttttttcatcatccGACCCGGCACTACTGTCTTCAAATTGCTACAAACTATTTATCCACCTACCGATCAAAAGTAACTCCAATAATATCTTCCATGTACAATAACCACATCATTGGCGGCGCTAAAT includes these proteins:
- the LOC6497037 gene encoding multidrug resistance-associated protein 1 isoform X2 encodes the protein MEVNTSSPMDEFCGSTFWNSTETWWTTDPDFTPCFEQTVLVWTPCAFYWLFVVFDFYYLKASLDRNIPWNKLNVSKALVNVGLLVLTALDLIMALIKKGGDDQPPLYKLDVWGPIIKFATFLLIFLFIPLNRKYGVQTTGCQFLFWFLLTIFSIPRCRTEVRADRLRQQLLESQQEDLEYAWEEYQYTSFFVFFTFTSIMLILNCFADGMPRQTKYQRGENEIPELSASFLSRITYQWFDKMALKGYRNPLEEKDLWDLRPQDSCSEVMPTFAYHWNQNVRKNYKGRARVEPKAQFSNGNVTFENPHGEKNGRKKGVASIMPPIYKSFGGVFMFGALMKLFTDCLTFAQPQVLSLIISFVEDQDKEKQPEWKGILYSVLLFVLAAAQTFILGQYFHRMFIVGLRIRTALINAIYRKALRISNSTKKESTVGEIVNLMAVDAQRFMELTTYLNMIWSAPLQIGLALFFLWQQLGPSVLAGLAVMIILIPVNGVIASRIKTYQIRQMKYKDERVKLMNEVLSGIKVLKLYAWEPSFEKQVLDIRDKEIATLRSTAYLNASTSFLWSCAPFLVSLVTFATYVLTSEANQLSVEKVFVSLALFDIMKIPLTVLPMLSVDIAETQVSVNRINKFLNSEELDPNSVLHDPSKPHPMSIENGEFSWGDEITLRNINIEVRKSSLVALVGTVGSGKSSVVQAFLGEMEKLAGVVNTVGKLAYVPQQAWIQNATVRDNILFGQTYDRKRYNKVIDACALRADIDILSAGDQTEIGEKGINLSGGQKQRISLARAVYSDADLYLLDDPLSAVDAHVGKHIFEEVIGPKGMLARKSRVLVTHGVTFLPQVDSIYVMKAGEISESGTFDQLVKNKGAFADFIIQHLQDGNEEEEELNQIKRQISSTADDPELIGSVEKAIKLARTESLSDSINREEHLIGSVTSADSLMGRGNSLRRRAKRQDSHDSVASAASLKKKQEVEGKLIETEKSQTGGVDFAVYKHYIKSVGIFLSVATLVLNFVFQAFQIGSNLWLTKWANDQRVENDTSLRDMYLGVYGAFGFGQGVLAYFAVVIVYLGGFRAAKVIHNDLLRVIIRGSVCRFYDVTPIGRLLNSFSGDMDVIDEELPATLDSFMTFIWMVLATIVVISLSTPIFLAVIVPIAILYYFAQRFYVATSRQLMRLESVSRSPIYSHFGETVTGASTIRAYNVGDRFIEESDAKVDKNQVCKYPSVIANRWLAIRLEMVGNLIILFASLFAVLGGQTNPGLVGLSVSYALQVTQTLNWLVRMTSDIETNIVSVERIKEYGETKQEAPWELEADKNKPKNWPEEGRVEFQNFQVRYREGLDLVLRGVSFNIKGGEKVGIVGRTGAGKSSLTLALFRIIESAGGRIAIDGVDIATMGLHMLRSRLTIIPQDPVLFSGSLRMNLDPFEVNTDDEIWKALELSHLKLFVKSLAAGLNHEIAEGGENLSVGQRQLVCLARALLRKTKVLVLDEATAAVDLETDDLIQKTIRTEFKECTVLTIAHRLNTILDSDKVIVLDKGQITEFASPTELLDNPKSAFYSMAKDANLV
- the LOC6497037 gene encoding multidrug resistance-associated protein 1 isoform X14, whose amino-acid sequence is MEVNTSSPMDEFCGSTFWNSTETWWTTDPDFTPCFEQTVLVWTPCAFYWLFVVFDFYYLKASLDRNIPWNKLNVSKALVNVGLLVLTALDLIMALIKKGGDDQPPLYKLDVWGPIIKFATFLLIFLFIPLNRKYGVQTTGCQFLFWFLLTIFSIPRCRTEVRADRLRQQLLESQQEDLEYAWEEYQYTSFFVFFTFTSIMLILNCFADGMPRQTKYQRGENEIPELSASFLSRITYQWFDKMALKGYRNPLEEKDLWDLRPQDSCSEVMPTFAYHWNQNVRKNYKGRARVEPKAQFSNGNVTFENPHGEKNGRKKGVASIMPPIYKSFGGVFMFGALMKLFTDCLTFAQPQVLSLIISFVEDQDKEKQPEWKGILYSVLLFVLAAAQTFILGQYFHRMFIVGLRIRTALINAIYRKALRISNSTKKESTVGEIVNLMAVDAQRFMELTTYLNMIWSAPLQIGLALFFLWQQLGPSVLAGLAVMIILIPVNGVIASRIKTYQIRQMKYKDERVKLMNEVLSGIKVLKLYAWEPSFEKQVLDIRDKEIATLRSTAYLNASTSFLWSCAPFLVSLVTFATYVLIDENNVLDATKTFVSLSLFNILRFPLTMLPMLITNLVQTQVSVNRINKFLNSEELDPNSVLHDPSKPHPMSIENGEFSWGDEITLRNINIEVRKSSLVALVGTVGSGKSSVVQAFLGEMEKLAGVVNTVGKLAYVPQQAWIQNATVRDNILFGQTYDRKRYNKVIDACALRADIDILSAGDQTEIGEKGINLSGGQKQRISLARAVYSDADLYLLDDPLSAVDAHVGKHIFEEVIGPKGMLARKSRVLVTHGVTFLPQVDSIYVMKAGEISESGTFDQLVKNKGAFADFIIQHLQDGNEEEEELNQIKRQISSTADDPELIGSVEKAIKLARTESLSDSISVTSADSLMGRGNSLRRRAKRQDSHDSVASAASLKKKQEVEGKLIETEKSQTGGVDFAVYKHYIKSVGIFLSVATLVLNFVFQAFQIGSNLWLTKWANDQRVENDTSLRDMYLGVYGAFGFGQVLTNFFSSLAISLGCLECSRVLHNTLLHFNLRWPMELFDTTPLGRVVNRFSKDIDTIDIILPLNIRVVLMQAFMVLATIVVISLSTPIFLAVIVPIAILYYFAQRFYVATSRQLMRLESVSRSPIYSHFGETVTGASTIRAYNVGDRFIEESDAKVDKNQVCKYPSVIANRWLAIRLEMVGNLIILFASLFAVLGGQTNPGLVGLSVSYALQVTQTLNWLVRMTSDIETNIVSVERIKEYGETKQEAPWELEADKNKPKNWPEEGRVEFQNFQVRYREGLDLVLRGVSFNIKGGEKVGIVGRTGAGKSSLTLALFRIIESAGGRIAIDGVDIATMGLHMLRSRLTIIPQDPVLFSGSLRMNLDPFEVNTDDEIWKALELSHLKLFVKSLAAGLNHEIAEGGENLSVGQRQLVCLARALLRKTKVLVLDEATAAVDLETDDLIQKTIRTEFKECTVLTIAHRLNTILDSDKVIVLDKGQITEFASPTELLDNPKSAFYSMAKDANLV
- the LOC6497037 gene encoding multidrug resistance-associated protein 1 isoform X20, whose product is MEVNTSSPMDEFCGSTFWNSTETWWTTDPDFTPCFEQTVLVWTPCAFYWLFVVFDFYYLKASLDRNIPWNKLNVSKALVNVGLLVLTALDLIMALIKKGGDDQPPLYKLDVWGPIIKFATFLLIFLFIPLNRKYGVQTTGCQFLFWFLLTIFSIPRCRTEVRADRLRQQLLESQQEDLEYAWEEYQYTSFFVFFTFTSIMLILNCFADGMPRQTKYQRGENEIPELSASFLSRITYQWFDKMALKGYRNPLEEKDLWDLRPQDSCSEVMPTFAYHWNQNVRKNYKGRARVEPKAQFSNGNVTFENPHGEKNGRKKGVASIMPPIYKSFGGVFMFGALMKLFTDCLTFAQPQVLSLIISFVEDQDKEKQPEWKGILYSVLLFVLAAAQTFILGQYFHRMFIVGLRIRTALINAIYRKALRISNSTKKESTVGEIVNLMAVDAQRFMELTTYLNMIWSAPLQIGLALFFLWQQLGPSVLAGLAVMIILIPVNGVIASRIKTYQIRQMKYKDERVKLMNEVLSGIKVLKLYAWEPSFEKQVLDIRDKEIATLRSTAYLNASTSFLWSCAPFLVSLVTFATYVLTSEANQLSVEKVFVSLALFDIMKIPLTVLPMLSVDIAETQVSVNRINKFLNSEELDPNSVLHDPSKPHPMSIENGEFSWGDEITLRNINIEVRKSSLVALVGTVGSGKSSVVQAFLGEMEKLAGVVNTVGKLAYVPQQAWIQNATVRDNILFGQTYDRKRYNKVIDACALRADIDILSAGDQTEIGEKGINLSGGQKQRISLARAVYSDADLYLLDDPLSAVDAHVGKHIFEEVIGPKGMLARKSRVLVTHGVTFLPQVDSIYVMKAGEISESGTFDQLVKNKGAFADFIIQHLQDGNEEEEELNQIKRQISSTADDPELIGSVEKAIKLARTESLSDSISVTSADSLMGRGNSLRRRAKRQDSHDSVASAASLKKKQEVEGKLIETEKSQTGGVDFAVYKHYIKSVGIFLSVATLVLNFVFQAFQIGSNLWLTKWANDQRVENDTSLRDMYLGVYGAFGFGQVLTNFFSSLAISLGCLECSRVLHNTLLHFNLRWPMELFDTTPLGRVVNRFSKDIDTIDIILPLNIRVVLMQAFMVLATIVVISLSTPIFLAVIVPIAILYYFAQRFYVATSRQLMRLESVSRSPIYSHFGETVTGASTIRAYNVGDRFIEESDAKVDKNQVCKYPSVIANRWLAIRLEMVGNLIILFASLFAVLGGQTNPGLVGLSVSYALQVTQTLNWLVRMTSDIETNIVSVERIKEYGETKQEAPWELEADKNKPKNWPEEGRVEFQNFQVRYREGLDLVLRGVSFNIKGGEKVGIVGRTGAGKSSLTLALFRIIESAGGRIAIDGVDIATMGLHMLRSRLTIIPQDPVLFSGSLRMNLDPFEVNTDDEIWKALELSHLKLFVKSLAAGLNHEIAEGGENLSVGQRQLVCLARALLRKTKVLVLDEATAAVDLETDDLIQKTIRTEFKECTVLTIAHRLNTILDSDKVIVLDKGQITEFASPTELLDNPKSAFYSMAKDANLV